The following coding sequences lie in one Lysobacter capsici genomic window:
- a CDS encoding sigma-54 dependent transcriptional regulator translates to MSNTTRGDLGSRRTTNRHAAARSIASRGDGARELIYLSPGGAGRMHALAPLQTLGWTLRRAADARTALRMLQSQPQLPHAVLIDLREGFDARDLDELGPALATQNAGWIAGIAAAQLDDEHARRLIRDYCYDYVTLPCPEAVLHTVIGHAYGMAALACGHDADSIGAGGVDGMIGESQPIRSLCRGLHKAAATDAPVFIAGETGTGKELAAMAVHRHSHRQRHPFVAINCGSIPHNLVQSELFGYERGAFTGAQQRKLGRIEMANGGTLFLDEIGDLPMDSQASLLRFLQQGSIERLGGHEQIPVDVRIVSATHHDLDDAIAAGRFRADLFHRLCVLRLEQPPLRDRGGDIDLIADHALQRYAQETSRGIKGFSPCARQALHRHPWPGNVRELINRVRQAVIMAEGRYITAADLHIDDAGDGLPVTLEEARDAATREAIERALHRNRRRLGESARELGVSRVTLYRLMQRLGMRGSEDEADEESQAV, encoded by the coding sequence ATGTCCAACACCACTCGGGGCGACTTGGGGAGTCGTCGCACCACCAACCGTCACGCCGCCGCGCGCTCGATCGCCTCGCGCGGCGACGGCGCGCGCGAGCTGATCTACCTCAGCCCTGGCGGGGCCGGCCGCATGCATGCGCTGGCGCCGCTGCAGACCCTGGGCTGGACCCTGCGCCGCGCCGCCGACGCCCGCACCGCCCTGCGCATGCTGCAGTCCCAGCCGCAGCTGCCGCACGCGGTGCTGATCGACCTGCGCGAGGGCTTCGACGCCCGCGACCTGGACGAACTCGGCCCGGCCCTGGCCACCCAGAACGCCGGCTGGATCGCCGGCATCGCCGCGGCCCAGCTCGACGACGAACACGCGCGCCGGCTGATCCGCGACTACTGCTACGACTACGTCACCCTGCCGTGCCCGGAAGCGGTGCTGCACACGGTGATCGGCCACGCCTACGGCATGGCCGCGCTGGCCTGCGGCCACGACGCCGACAGCATCGGCGCCGGCGGCGTGGACGGCATGATCGGCGAGAGCCAGCCCATCCGCAGCCTGTGCCGCGGCCTGCACAAGGCCGCCGCGACCGACGCGCCGGTGTTCATCGCCGGCGAGACCGGCACCGGCAAGGAACTGGCCGCGATGGCGGTGCATCGCCACTCGCATCGCCAGCGCCATCCCTTCGTCGCGATCAACTGCGGCTCGATCCCGCACAACCTGGTCCAGTCCGAACTGTTCGGCTACGAACGCGGCGCCTTCACCGGCGCGCAGCAGCGCAAGCTCGGCCGCATCGAGATGGCCAACGGCGGCACCTTGTTCCTCGACGAGATCGGCGACCTGCCGATGGACAGCCAGGCCTCGCTGCTGCGTTTCCTGCAGCAAGGTTCGATCGAGCGCCTGGGCGGCCACGAACAGATCCCGGTCGACGTGCGCATCGTCTCGGCCACCCACCACGACCTCGACGACGCCATCGCCGCCGGGCGCTTTCGCGCCGACCTGTTCCATCGCCTGTGCGTGCTGCGCCTGGAACAACCGCCGCTGCGCGACCGCGGCGGCGACATCGACCTGATCGCCGACCACGCCCTGCAGCGCTACGCCCAGGAAACCTCGCGCGGGATCAAGGGCTTTTCGCCGTGCGCGCGTCAGGCCCTGCACCGCCACCCGTGGCCAGGCAACGTGCGCGAACTGATCAACCGCGTGCGCCAGGCGGTGATCATGGCCGAAGGCCGCTACATCACCGCCGCCGACCTGCACATCGACGACGCCGGCGACGGCCTGCCGGTCACCCTGGAAGAAGCCCGCGACGCCGCCACCCGCGAAGCGATCGAACGCGCCCTGCACCGCAACCGCCGGCGCCTGGGCGAATCGGCGCGCGAACTGGGCGTGTCGCGGGTGACCTTGTACCGGCTGATGCAGCGCCTGGGCATGCGCGGCAGCGAGGACGAAGCCGACGAGGAATCTCAGGCTGTGTGA
- a CDS encoding class 1 fructose-bisphosphatase: MSAALNPSTSPISLTRYLIEEQRAGRINPDLRLLIEVVARACKTISIAVGKGALGGVLGEAGTPGEASMNIQGEAQKKLDVLSNEILLEANAWGGHLAGLASEEMDTSHPIPDVYPRGNYLLLFDPLDGSSNIDVNISVGTIFSVLRCPDGVTQAADKDFLQPGSEQVCAGYTTYGPSTMLVLTIGNGTHSFTLDREVGSFVMTTRGMQIPEDTKEFAVNMSNQRHWQPPMQAYVGDLLAGKEGPRGKDFNMRWVASMVADVHRILTRGGIFSYPLDAKCAAQGGKLRLMYEANPMAFLVEQAGGAASTGRQRMLEVEPTGLHMRVPVFLGSKSEVETAVRYHHEYDAEQG; this comes from the coding sequence ATGTCCGCCGCTCTCAATCCCAGCACCAGCCCCATCTCCCTGACCCGTTACCTGATCGAAGAACAGCGCGCCGGGCGCATCAACCCCGACCTGCGCCTGCTGATCGAAGTGGTCGCCCGCGCCTGCAAGACCATCTCGATCGCGGTCGGCAAAGGCGCGCTGGGCGGCGTGCTCGGCGAGGCCGGCACGCCCGGCGAAGCGAGCATGAACATCCAGGGCGAGGCGCAGAAGAAGCTCGACGTGCTCAGCAACGAGATCCTGCTCGAAGCCAACGCGTGGGGCGGCCACCTCGCCGGCCTGGCCTCGGAGGAAATGGACACCTCGCACCCGATCCCCGACGTCTACCCGCGCGGCAACTACCTGCTGCTGTTCGATCCGCTCGACGGCTCCAGCAACATCGACGTCAACATCTCGGTCGGCACGATCTTCTCGGTGCTGCGCTGCCCCGACGGCGTCACCCAGGCCGCCGACAAGGACTTCCTGCAGCCCGGCAGCGAACAGGTCTGCGCCGGCTACACCACCTACGGCCCGAGCACGATGCTGGTGCTGACCATCGGCAACGGCACCCACTCGTTCACCCTGGACCGCGAAGTCGGCAGCTTCGTAATGACCACCCGCGGCATGCAGATCCCCGAAGACACCAAGGAATTCGCGGTCAACATGTCCAACCAGCGCCACTGGCAGCCGCCGATGCAGGCCTACGTGGGCGATCTGCTGGCCGGCAAGGAAGGCCCGCGCGGCAAGGACTTCAACATGCGCTGGGTGGCCTCGATGGTCGCCGACGTGCACCGCATCCTGACCCGCGGCGGCATCTTCAGCTATCCGCTCGACGCCAAGTGCGCCGCCCAGGGCGGCAAGCTGCGGCTGATGTACGAGGCCAACCCGATGGCGTTCCTGGTCGAACAGGCCGGCGGCGCGGCCAGCACCGGCCGCCAGCGCATGCTCGAGGTCGAACCGACCGGCCTGCACATGCGCGTGCCGGTGTTCCTGGGCAGCAAGAGCGAAGTCGAAACCGCGGTGCGTTACCACCACGAGTACGACGCCGAGCAGGGCTGA
- the dinB gene encoding DNA polymerase IV has protein sequence MPESAPRRKILHVDMDAFYASVEQRDAPELRGQPVVVAWRGARSVVCAASYEARKFGVRSAMPAVRAERLCPHAVFVPPDFVRYKAVSRQVREIFARHTDLIEPLSLDEAYLDVTTTKTGLPSATATAEAIRDAIREETRLTASAGVAPNKFVAKIASDWNKPDGLFVVKPHQVEAFLAPLPVGRLPGVGKVMEAKLAELGVGVVADLRALGALALEQRFGRWGRRLHELAHGIDEHPVEPERPTLQISSEDTFEKDLPLQQVETDIRRLAGKTWAGYQRELQRNPGRIARTVVLKLKTSDFRILTRSLTAPHPPSGEAELADIASGLRARVELPAQTLYRLVGVGLSGFVDEDEDAAVLQSDLFDDDSDIDAL, from the coding sequence GTGCCCGAGTCCGCGCCCCGCCGCAAGATCCTGCATGTCGACATGGACGCGTTCTACGCGTCGGTGGAGCAGCGCGACGCGCCCGAACTGCGCGGCCAGCCGGTGGTGGTGGCCTGGCGCGGCGCGCGCTCGGTGGTGTGCGCGGCCAGCTACGAGGCGCGCAAGTTCGGCGTGCGTTCGGCGATGCCGGCGGTGCGCGCCGAGCGGCTGTGCCCGCATGCGGTGTTCGTGCCGCCGGACTTCGTGCGCTACAAGGCGGTCTCGCGCCAGGTGCGCGAAATCTTCGCCCGCCACACCGACTTGATCGAGCCGTTGTCGCTGGACGAGGCGTATCTGGACGTCACCACGACCAAGACCGGATTGCCGTCGGCGACCGCGACCGCCGAAGCGATCCGCGACGCGATCCGCGAGGAAACCCGGCTGACCGCGTCGGCCGGGGTGGCGCCGAACAAGTTTGTGGCCAAGATCGCTTCGGACTGGAACAAGCCCGACGGCCTGTTCGTGGTCAAGCCGCATCAGGTCGAGGCGTTCCTGGCGCCGCTGCCGGTCGGGCGCCTGCCCGGCGTGGGCAAGGTCATGGAAGCCAAGCTGGCCGAATTGGGCGTGGGCGTGGTCGCCGACCTGCGCGCGCTCGGCGCGCTCGCGCTGGAGCAGCGCTTCGGCCGCTGGGGCCGGCGCCTGCACGAACTGGCGCACGGCATCGACGAGCATCCGGTCGAGCCGGAGCGGCCGACCCTGCAGATTTCCTCGGAAGACACCTTCGAGAAGGATTTGCCGTTGCAGCAGGTCGAGACCGACATCCGCCGCCTAGCCGGCAAGACCTGGGCCGGGTATCAGCGCGAACTGCAGCGCAACCCGGGGCGGATCGCGCGCACGGTGGTGCTCAAGCTCAAGACCTCGGACTTCCGCATCCTGACCCGCAGCCTGACCGCGCCGCACCCGCCGAGCGGCGAAGCCGAACTGGCCGACATCGCCAGCGGCCTGCGCGCGCGGGTCGAATTGCCGGCGCAGACCTTGTATCGGTTGGTCGGCGTGGGTTTGTCGGGGTTCGTCGATGAAGACGAGGATGCCGCGGTGTTGCAAAGCGATCTGTTCGACGACGACAGCGACATCGACGCGTTGTGA
- a CDS encoding GNAT family N-acetyltransferase: protein MNAPLAVSVSPAAVAMPVPGLVVRPVVRADAPLLIALCDEHADSRALERRPYGPPRAQPLELLEVLFEPPFGAWAWIAEIDGAVVGYASATAGFSMLERAYCLHLDEPYLRAPGRDRGVETELLRCALDAAQRFGCLNLQCQSPAWSEAARELDAPLRAVRIEAVRYVMRMESDVVDA, encoded by the coding sequence ATGAATGCCCCGCTCGCCGTATCCGTAAGCCCCGCCGCCGTCGCCATGCCCGTCCCCGGCCTGGTGGTGCGTCCCGTCGTCCGCGCCGATGCGCCGCTCCTGATCGCCCTGTGCGACGAGCATGCCGACAGCCGCGCACTCGAACGCCGTCCCTACGGCCCGCCGCGCGCGCAGCCGCTGGAGCTGCTGGAGGTGCTGTTCGAGCCGCCGTTCGGCGCCTGGGCCTGGATCGCCGAAATCGACGGCGCGGTGGTGGGTTACGCCAGCGCGACCGCCGGCTTCTCGATGCTCGAACGCGCCTACTGCCTGCATCTGGACGAGCCCTACCTGCGCGCGCCCGGCCGCGATCGCGGCGTGGAGACCGAGCTGCTGCGTTGCGCGCTCGACGCCGCCCAGCGCTTCGGCTGCTTGAACCTGCAATGCCAGTCGCCGGCCTGGAGCGAAGCCGCGCGCGAGCTCGACGCGCCGCTGCGTGCGGTGCGGATCGAGGCGGTGCGGTATGTGATGCGGATGGAGAGCGACGTCGTCGACGCTTGA
- a CDS encoding response regulator transcription factor translates to MNILLVEDDAMLAEAVRAGLTHDGWCVEWVADAPLAKTALVDHNFDAVVLDVGLPGGSGLGVLATLRNRYDATPVLIVTARDKLSERIAGLDAGADDYIVKPFQLDELCARLRAVMRRSQGRVSPVLSCGAVVLDPARRLVTRDGEPVALSGHEFRTLMLLLERQGRVVTREQLEESVYGSSGTIESNTIAVYVHQLRRKLGEQLIVTVHGYGYRIGGVSA, encoded by the coding sequence ATGAACATTCTGTTGGTGGAAGACGACGCGATGCTGGCCGAAGCGGTGCGCGCGGGACTCACGCACGACGGTTGGTGCGTGGAGTGGGTCGCCGACGCGCCGTTGGCGAAGACTGCGCTGGTCGATCACAACTTCGATGCGGTGGTGCTCGACGTCGGCCTGCCCGGCGGCTCCGGCCTGGGCGTGCTGGCGACCCTGCGCAACCGCTACGACGCCACCCCGGTGTTGATCGTGACCGCGCGCGACAAACTCAGCGAACGCATCGCCGGGCTCGATGCCGGCGCCGACGACTACATCGTCAAACCGTTTCAGCTCGACGAGTTGTGCGCGCGCCTGCGCGCGGTGATGCGGCGCAGCCAGGGCCGGGTCTCGCCGGTGCTCAGCTGCGGCGCGGTGGTGCTCGATCCGGCGCGCCGGCTGGTCACCCGCGACGGCGAGCCGGTCGCGCTCAGCGGCCATGAATTCCGCACCCTGATGCTGCTGCTCGAACGCCAGGGCCGGGTGGTCACGCGCGAGCAGCTGGAAGAATCGGTGTACGGCAGCTCCGGCACGATCGAGAGCAACACCATCGCGGTGTACGTGCATCAGCTGCGGCGCAAGCTCGGCGAGCAATTGATCGTGACCGTGCATGGCTACGGTTATCGCATCGGCGGAGTGTCGGCATGA
- a CDS encoding sensor histidine kinase: MSALGGDTPATRDADASAPSASEHEESRRARWCELEARHRAWHERHDVRFDGGRSLRWTLTWVLLKTVLLAWFVWLACQVWQLSREHSGMLDNSLREIAEQVLASMPEGLERLPSRDPKRAVAPVAADQKMSFQVWAQGRNVVYSASAPLQPLNPAFKDGFARRMIDGERWQVYTLSDPRRGLIVQVGRTKRMAIQELQGWIVGSLLAAALILVLFGLATWKVIGMSLRPITALRDTLKGRPPLDLTPLPTQALPAEFRPLVDAFNDQLERVDAAVQHERRFISDAAHELRTPLAVLSTHAELALRATTLEEKNAALLRLNAGVQRSARLSEQLLDLARLDAGAETVRLAPLDLSDLIVLVIRDFETLARERRQRISLRAGPARLLGDVDQLGILLRNLIDNAVRHAGADGQVAVSCTAEVDGTVVLRVADNGIGVAPEDCERIFDRFYRAPGSPEGGSGIGLSLVARIAQTHGAKIECGLGLERAAEDPRGPGRGFEVCVRFPAAPVVGT, from the coding sequence ATGAGCGCGCTCGGCGGCGACACGCCGGCGACGCGCGACGCCGACGCGTCCGCACCCTCGGCCAGCGAGCACGAGGAGAGCCGGCGCGCGCGCTGGTGCGAACTCGAAGCGCGCCACCGCGCCTGGCACGAGCGCCACGACGTGCGCTTCGACGGCGGCCGTTCGCTGCGCTGGACCCTGACCTGGGTGCTGCTCAAGACCGTGCTGCTGGCGTGGTTCGTGTGGCTGGCCTGCCAGGTGTGGCAACTCAGCCGCGAGCATTCCGGGATGCTCGACAACTCGCTGCGCGAGATCGCCGAACAAGTGCTCGCGTCGATGCCCGAAGGCCTGGAACGCCTGCCCTCGCGCGATCCCAAGCGCGCCGTCGCGCCGGTCGCGGCCGACCAGAAGATGAGTTTTCAGGTGTGGGCGCAGGGCCGCAACGTGGTGTATTCCGCATCGGCGCCGTTGCAGCCGTTGAATCCCGCGTTCAAGGACGGCTTCGCGCGGCGCATGATCGATGGCGAGCGTTGGCAGGTGTATACGCTCAGCGACCCGCGCCGCGGCCTGATCGTGCAGGTCGGGCGCACCAAGCGCATGGCGATCCAGGAACTGCAGGGCTGGATCGTCGGCAGCCTGCTCGCCGCGGCGCTGATCCTGGTGCTGTTCGGGCTGGCGACGTGGAAGGTGATCGGGATGTCGCTGCGCCCGATCACCGCCTTGCGCGACACCCTCAAGGGCCGCCCGCCGCTGGACCTCACCCCGTTGCCGACCCAGGCCTTGCCGGCCGAGTTCCGGCCGCTGGTCGATGCGTTCAACGATCAGCTCGAACGCGTCGACGCCGCGGTCCAGCACGAGCGCCGCTTCATCTCCGACGCCGCGCACGAGTTGCGCACGCCGCTGGCGGTGCTCAGCACCCATGCCGAGCTGGCGCTGCGCGCGACCACCCTGGAAGAGAAGAACGCCGCGCTGCTGCGGCTCAACGCCGGCGTGCAGCGCAGCGCGCGCTTGTCGGAGCAGTTGCTGGACCTGGCCCGGCTCGATGCCGGCGCGGAGACGGTACGGCTCGCGCCGCTGGACCTGTCCGACCTGATCGTGCTGGTGATCCGCGATTTCGAGACCCTCGCGCGCGAGCGCCGCCAGCGCATCAGCCTGCGCGCCGGCCCGGCGCGGTTGCTCGGCGATGTCGATCAGCTCGGCATCCTGCTGCGCAACCTGATCGACAACGCGGTGCGCCATGCCGGCGCCGACGGTCAGGTCGCGGTGTCGTGTACGGCCGAAGTCGACGGCACGGTGGTGTTGCGCGTGGCCGACAACGGCATCGGCGTGGCGCCGGAGGATTGCGAACGCATCTTCGATCGTTTCTATCGCGCGCCCGGCAGCCCCGAGGGCGGCAGCGGCATCGGTCTGTCGCTGGTGGCGCGGATCGCCCAGACCCACGGCGCGAAGATCGAATGCGGCCTGGGGCTGGAGCGCGCCGCCGAGGACCCGCGTGGGCCGGGGCGTGGATTCGAGGTGTGCGTGCGGTTTCCGGCTGCGCCGGTGGTGGGAACGTAG
- a CDS encoding NIPSNAP family protein, which translates to MNDTSARHDGRHDFDFLHGRWQVRNERLTQRLAGSDDWEIFPAQQTCEPVLGSLGNVDAFLSDWNRPGAHDTFQGMTLRLFNIEQRQWSIWWAGNHDGVLEPPVSGGFQDGIGVFNGELEHDGRPVLARFVWSDISANTAHWHQQFSVDGGNSWETNWHMWMHRSDEQGRLLHEDTVIELRQYRMQPGRRDELIELFENEFIESQEAVGMHVIGQFRDLDQDDRYTWVRGFPNHALRAASLGAFYFGPTWKRHRDAANATLLDNDDVLMLKPAWPGAGFAAAAQAREPRGSRAMPDAVVTIGICALNAPAQDGFAELFRQRFAPLLSEHGAQLHGVYVTDPSPNGFARLPVREGESVLVWFAGHADASPADASVTTRVQADPRWRALLADALLGDLRQAPQWLRLSPTARSELRG; encoded by the coding sequence ATGAACGACACCTCCGCGCGCCACGACGGACGCCACGATTTCGACTTCCTGCACGGCCGCTGGCAGGTGCGCAACGAACGCCTGACCCAGCGCCTGGCGGGTTCGGACGACTGGGAAATCTTTCCCGCGCAGCAGACCTGCGAGCCGGTACTGGGCAGTCTGGGCAATGTCGACGCCTTCCTCAGCGACTGGAACCGGCCCGGCGCGCACGACACCTTCCAGGGCATGACCTTGCGCCTGTTCAATATCGAACAGCGGCAATGGAGCATCTGGTGGGCCGGCAATCACGACGGCGTACTGGAACCGCCAGTCAGCGGCGGTTTCCAGGACGGCATCGGCGTGTTCAACGGCGAACTCGAGCACGACGGCCGACCGGTGCTGGCCCGCTTCGTGTGGAGCGACATCAGCGCCAACACCGCGCACTGGCATCAGCAGTTCTCCGTCGACGGCGGCAACAGCTGGGAAACCAACTGGCATATGTGGATGCACCGCAGCGACGAGCAAGGCCGCCTGCTGCACGAAGACACGGTGATCGAGCTGCGCCAGTACCGCATGCAGCCGGGCCGTCGCGACGAGCTGATCGAGTTGTTCGAAAACGAATTCATCGAATCGCAGGAAGCGGTCGGCATGCACGTGATCGGCCAGTTCCGCGATCTCGACCAAGACGACCGTTACACCTGGGTGCGCGGCTTTCCGAATCACGCCTTGCGCGCGGCCTCGCTGGGCGCGTTCTACTTCGGGCCGACCTGGAAGCGCCACCGCGACGCGGCCAACGCGACCTTGCTCGACAACGACGACGTGCTGATGCTCAAGCCGGCGTGGCCGGGTGCGGGCTTCGCGGCCGCGGCGCAGGCGCGCGAACCCCGCGGTAGCCGCGCGATGCCCGATGCCGTGGTTACGATCGGGATCTGCGCTCTCAATGCACCGGCGCAGGACGGCTTCGCCGAGCTGTTCCGCCAGCGTTTCGCGCCGCTGCTGAGCGAACACGGCGCGCAGCTGCACGGTGTGTACGTGACCGATCCTTCGCCGAACGGTTTCGCGCGTTTGCCGGTGCGCGAGGGCGAATCGGTGCTGGTGTGGTTCGCCGGTCATGCCGATGCGAGTCCTGCCGACGCGAGCGTGACCACGCGCGTGCAGGCCGATCCGCGCTGGCGCGCGCTGCTGGCCGACGCCTTGCTCGGCGATCTCAGGCAGGCGCCGCAATGGCTGCGGCTGTCGCCGACCGCGCGTTCGGAGTTGCGCGGATGA
- a CDS encoding helix-turn-helix transcriptional regulator produces MRRADRLFLLIHALRGRRHAITAQHLAQTLEVSLRTIYRDVADLQRSGVPIEGEAGVGYLLRKGADIPPLMFSPDELEALVVGSRFVRAFGGERLGRGATAALLKIEAVLPPELRARSERTRIFAPQLDNRIESSGLIDALHDAVRQRSVLRVWYLDGQQRASEREVEPLCLTFWGGTWTLGAWCRLRDDFRNFRPDRIVSHEPTGEVFQELKQRDLDAYLIAVGARGLDNG; encoded by the coding sequence ATGCGCCGCGCCGACCGACTGTTCCTGCTGATCCATGCCTTGCGCGGCCGCCGCCATGCGATCACCGCCCAGCACTTGGCGCAGACCCTGGAAGTGTCGCTGCGCACGATCTACCGCGACGTCGCCGACCTGCAACGCTCCGGCGTGCCGATCGAAGGCGAGGCCGGGGTTGGCTACCTGTTGCGCAAGGGCGCGGATATCCCGCCGCTGATGTTCAGTCCCGACGAGCTCGAAGCCCTGGTGGTCGGCAGCCGGTTCGTGCGCGCCTTCGGCGGCGAACGCCTGGGCCGAGGTGCGACCGCGGCCCTGCTCAAGATCGAAGCGGTGCTGCCGCCGGAGCTACGCGCGCGCAGCGAACGCACGCGGATCTTCGCGCCGCAACTCGACAACCGGATCGAATCCAGCGGCCTGATCGATGCGCTGCACGATGCGGTGCGCCAGCGCTCGGTGCTGCGCGTGTGGTACCTGGATGGACAGCAGCGCGCCAGTGAACGCGAAGTCGAGCCGCTGTGCCTGACCTTCTGGGGCGGCACCTGGACCCTCGGCGCGTGGTGCCGCCTGCGCGACGACTTCCGCAATTTCCGTCCGGACCGCATCGTCAGCCACGAACCCACCGGCGAGGTGTTCCAGGAGCTGAAGCAGCGCGACCTGGACGCGTATCTGATTGCGGTGGGTGCGCGCGGTTTGGACAACGGCTGA